One window of Papaver somniferum cultivar HN1 chromosome 9, ASM357369v1, whole genome shotgun sequence genomic DNA carries:
- the LOC113312994 gene encoding ribosome biogenesis protein BMS1 homolog → MASSSLNQQEEDTYVKHGLSYVKIYKNKKCDEGFTNDHHHNSPHPPSIHHTSEEERPPYVIVVHGPPKVGKTLLIKCLEDHFSRRNVAGPSRCFLLGDKRRIQFVECPNNVNGMIDAAKYADAVMFLIDAGYGFEMETFEFLELLKVHGMPKVMGVLTYLDSFKNEDGLTKTRKRLLDQFQTNIHNGAKVFCLSGRHNAMYLEHEISELASFISTMEFHPLSWRSARPYMLVDLFEDVTPLEKVQMDKECPRDIMLEGYLRGCDIENGSKVHIAGVGDFPLASVTSLTDPFALPSVDTNNLKTNTDEVSDFDELSNMQIECFRAGTYLRFEFHDVPFEMVKNHDPCQPIIVGGITVEEAKVGYMQVKLEPHSWHMKLLKSKDPIIVSVGWRRYQTRPIYTLEDCHGRNRVLKYTLEDMPCLATFWGPLAPAGTELAVVQSLADNKAAFRILAKASVQEFNHEMKMVKKRKRIGTPYKIFKKTALIKDMFTSDLEIANFKDAKIQTARGISGMVNKPAEKSLTRGLEGIAKCTFKHKIRKRDTIFMHVYEQVEVPRFFNPIMRGPEPPDRIWHGVVDTYELTRASDLCVPANLESYYKTHINPFGTRDLEFYSRWPRLMVALRRATFGGRQAIYKRQIE, encoded by the exons ATGGCTTCTTCATCTCTTaatcaacaagaagaagataCATATGTCAAACACGGTTTGTCATATGTGAAGATCTACAAGAACAAGAAGTGTGATGAG GGTTTTACTAATGATCATCACCATAACAGTCCACATCCACCTTCTATTCATCATACCAGTGAAGAAGAACGACCTCCGTATGTAATTGTTGTTCACGGACCCCCCAAG GTTGGAAAAACCCTATTAATCAAGTGTTTAGAGGATCACTTTAGCAGGAGAAATGTGGCAGGCCCCAGTAGATGTTTTTTATTAGGTGACAAGAGACGGATACAGTTTGTGGAGTGTCCCAATAATGTCAATGGCATGATTGATGCTGCAAAGTATGCCGATGCTGTGATGTTCCTCATTGATGCGGGTTATGGGTTTGAAATG GAAACATTCGAGTTCCTCGAACTCTTAAAAGTTCACGGCATGCCCAAGGTTATGGGGGTGCTTACATATCTTGATAGCTTTAAGAATGAAGATGGACTCACAAAGACTCGGAAACGCCTCTTGGACCAGTTCCAGACTAACATACACAATGGAGCAAAAGTGTTCTGCTTATCCGGTCGTCATAATGCGAT GTATTTGGAGCACGAAATTAGCGAGCTAGCAAGCTTCATATCCACAATGGAATTCCATCCTTTGTCATGGCGATCTGCACGTCCTTATATGCTGGTAGATCTTTTTGAAGATGTCACTCCTCTTGAGAAAGTGCAAATGGATAAAGAATGCCCAAGAGACATTATGTTGGAAGGATACCTTCGAGGATGTGACATCGAGAATGGATCTAAG GTGCATATTGCTGGTGTTggtgattttcctttagctagCGTTACAAGCTTAACTGATCCTTTCGCGTTGCCGTCTGTTGATACCAATAATCTGAAG ACAAACACAGACGAGGTCAGCGATTTTGACGAGCTTTCTAACATGCAGATCGAGTGCTTCAGAGCAGGGACTTATTTAAGGTTTGAGTTCCATGACGTTCCATTTGAGATGGTTAAAAATCATGATCCCTGTCAGCCTATTATTGTTGGAGGCATCACTGTTGAGGAAGCAAAAGTtggatatatgcag GTGAAACTTGAGCCACATAGTTGGCATATGAAGTTATTGAAGTCAAAGGACCCTATCATTGTTTCAGTTGGTTGGAGGCGGTACCAGACAAGGCCTATTTATACGCTGGAAGATTGCCATGGCAGAAATCGAGTGCTCAAATACACCCTGGAAGACATGCCCTGTCTTGCAACGTTTTGGGGCCCTCTTGCGCCTGCCGGTACTGAACTTGCTGTTGTACAAAGTCTGGCAGATAACAAG GCTGCATTTCGGATTTTAGCTAAGGCTTCTGTGCAagaatttaaccatgaaatgaagATGGTGAAGAAGCGCAAGCGGATAGGAACTCCATATAAGATATTCAAGAAAACTGCTCTTATAAAGGATATGTTCACATCGGATCTCGAAATTGCTAATTTCAAGGATGCAAAAATTCAGACTGCACGAGGAATATCTGGGATGGTTAATAAG CCTGCAGAGAAAAGTCTTACTCGTGGACTAGAAGGGATTGCAAAATGCACATTTAAGCATAAAATTCGCAAGCGTGATACCATTTTCATGCATGTATATGAACAAGTTGAGGTTCCTCGCTTCTTCAACCCCATAATGAGAGGTCCAGAACCACCCGACCGTATTTGGCATGGCGTGGTTGATACTTATGAGCTTACTCGAGCTAGTGATCTCTGTGTGCCTGCTAACTTGGAATCTTACTACAAG ACGCATATCAATCCATTCGGTACCAGGGATCTCGAATTCTATTCGAGGTGGCCGCGTTTGATGGTGGCATTAAGGCGTGCTACTTTCGGAGGAAGACAAGCTATCTATAAGCGCCAGATTGAA